In the genome of Labrus mixtus chromosome 21, fLabMix1.1, whole genome shotgun sequence, one region contains:
- the LOC132955903 gene encoding ras-related protein Rab-37-like: protein MIYAVCQKYPDVVILEKSTDQSAWGSFTPDTNTHRDRQRERERERERESWCVSLYSRHTPPVLKRAERRAEDDRMERMESMEPITANYTTSYPEIQPDSGYQSRETTEGKAKTPPPPTYDEELVHKTILVGDSGVGKTSLLVQFDQGKFIPGSFSATVGIGFTNKVVTVDGVKVKLQIWDTAGQERFRSVTHAYYRDAHALLLLYDITSKTSYDNIRAWLTEIHEYAQSDVVIMLLGNKADMSSERAIRRDEGERLAREYSVPFMETSAKTGVNVDLAFTAVSKELKHRSVQIPNEPKFQIHEYIEAQKEKSSCCSYF, encoded by the exons ATGATTTatgcagtatgccaaaaatatcCAGATGTTGTGATTCTGGAAAAATCTACAGACCAGTCTGCCTGGGGTAGTTTCAccccag acacaaacacgcacagagacaggcagagagagagagagagagagagagagagagagtcgtgGTGTGTCAGCTTGTATTCTCGTCACACTCCTCCGGTGTTAAAGCGcgcagagaggagagcagaggacgaCAGGATGGAGCGGATGGAGTCGATGGAGCCGATCACGGCGAACTACACCACGTCCTACCCGGAGATCCAGCCCGACAGCGGCTACCAATCCAGAGAGACCACCGAGGGCAAGGCGAAGACCCCTCCACCTCCCACATACGACGAGGAGTTAGTGCACAAG ACGATCCTGGTCGGGGACAGCGGCGTGGGGAAGACGTCTCTGTTGGTGCAGTTCGATCAGGGAAAGTTCATCCCCGGATCCTTCTCTGCTACCGTGGGCATCGGATTCACG aATAAAGTGGTGACTGTAGACGGAGTGAAGGTCAAACTACAG ATTTGGGACACAGCAGGACAGGAGAGATTCAGGAGCGTGACACATGCATATTACAGAGACGCACACG CTCTGCTCCTCCTGTACGACATCACCAGCAAAACCTCCTACGACAACATCAGG GCATGGCTAACAGAGATCCATGAGTATGCACAAAGCGATGTAGTCATCATGTTGCTCGGCAACAAG gCAGACATGAGCAGTGAGAGAGCGATCAGGAGAGATGAAGGAGAAAGGCTGGCCCGG GAGTATTCAGTCCCCTTCATGGAGACGAGCGCAAAGACAGGAGTCAACGTAGATCTGGCCTTCACGGCTGTGTCCAA GGAGCTGAAGCATCGATCCGTCCAGATTCCCAACGAGCCCAAGTTCCAGATCCACGAATACATCGAAGCACAGAAGGAGAagtccagctgctgcagctacTTCTAA